The Porites lutea chromosome 11, jaPorLute2.1, whole genome shotgun sequence genome includes a region encoding these proteins:
- the LOC140951868 gene encoding uncharacterized protein isoform X1, which produces MSDWLEDGLRVYEVESTTHTRHPVVCVVCAKLARNDVEDITNSDYYHWVNFLFVKGDYQRHGYGSLLLNAVETRLRFKTLRPIRVDSAFRAVRFFKARGYSEVGEPRECVFSGSALFKTLQTMEKLYSNVTEKQGKF; this is translated from the exons ATGAG TGATTGGTTGGAGGATGGTCTGCGTGTGTATGAAGTAGAAAGTACAACTCATACAAGAC ATCCAGTTGTTTGTGTAGTTTGTGCAAAACTTGCCAGGAATGATGTGGAGGACATAACCAACTCAGATTACTACCACTGggtcaattttctttttgtcaaagGTGACTACCAA AGGCATGGCTATGGAAGTCTGCTCTTGAATGCCGTTGAGACTAGGCTGAGATTCAAAACACTGAGACCCATAAGAGTTGATAGTGCGTTCAGAGCAGTGAGATTTTTTAAAGCACGTGGATACAGTGAAGTAGGGGAGCCAAGAGAATGTGTCTTTTCTGGATCAGCGCTGTTTAAAACATTGCAGACAATGGAAAAACTCTACTCTAATGTTACGGAGAAACAAGGAAAATTTTAG
- the LOC140951868 gene encoding uncharacterized protein isoform X2, which yields MSDWLEDGLRVYEVESTTHTRRKFRQVARETCGESMEPPADNLILFGEISGNRDPVVCVVCAKLARNDVEDITNSDYYHWVNFLFVKGDYQRHGYGSLLLNAVETRLRFKTLRPIRVDSAFRAVRFFKARGYSEVGEPRECVFSGSALFKTLQTMEKLYSNVTEKQGKF from the exons ATGAG TGATTGGTTGGAGGATGGTCTGCGTGTGTATGAAGTAGAAAGTACAACTCATACAAGACGTAAGTTTCGCCAAGTTGCCAGGGAGACCTGTGGTGAATCAATGGAACCACCAGCTGACAACTTGATATTGTTTGGAGAGATTTCAGGAAATAGAG ATCCAGTTGTTTGTGTAGTTTGTGCAAAACTTGCCAGGAATGATGTGGAGGACATAACCAACTCAGATTACTACCACTGggtcaattttctttttgtcaaagGTGACTACCAA AGGCATGGCTATGGAAGTCTGCTCTTGAATGCCGTTGAGACTAGGCTGAGATTCAAAACACTGAGACCCATAAGAGTTGATAGTGCGTTCAGAGCAGTGAGATTTTTTAAAGCACGTGGATACAGTGAAGTAGGGGAGCCAAGAGAATGTGTCTTTTCTGGATCAGCGCTGTTTAAAACATTGCAGACAATGGAAAAACTCTACTCTAATGTTACGGAGAAACAAGGAAAATTTTAG